Proteins encoded by one window of Dioscorea cayenensis subsp. rotundata cultivar TDr96_F1 chromosome 20, TDr96_F1_v2_PseudoChromosome.rev07_lg8_w22 25.fasta, whole genome shotgun sequence:
- the LOC120251571 gene encoding uncharacterized protein LOC120251571 isoform X2: MMASSMGNPGNQTSTNNDPPLEVPSNSSIEPIVNETLELGSGGLSTAGEDVARQRRTRGPTLGRIAPEDANKKRTLTILGDSVFAEKGVSSTIVKIIKNYFTGVWPTWRKIPDDVKEAMWKKFGEYFNWPLQEEPNVRRVWEKTCKERLKDTLNGERTKAMKEAGVTNIIDIKKCKGMKRHWMPTEIWDVLIDTVWSTESWQNKSKKALANRLTEKEGSITKHTSGSRSFLATQKLMEEELQRPIHYPELFERTHKRSKGSGDFVDNKSKVVSDKYQSTLSEKYGDNTSDHPEFDPEAWASSIGGKIATRTHVYGFGTMVNSKALFDATSSAAACTTNSVCGPSTSTPHMDVSLNDDRIVSLEQKLESLTDDVSQVKNAVGDISDLKNQFQIMMSFMMEKFGSNIPPPTKEDLGGKKRATKKTQGRQWPRRGNKENQSNVHDDFLFHFVCW; encoded by the exons ATGATGGCATCTTCTATGGGTAATCCAGGCAACCAAACATCAACAAATAATGATCCACCACTTGAAGTGCCATCCAATTCGTCGATTGAACCAATAGTAAATGAGACATTGGAATTAGGTTCTGGTGGATTATCGACTGCAGGTGAAGATGTTGCAAGACAACGTCGAACAAGGGGTCCTACTTTAGGAAGAATCGCTCCAGAAGATGCAAATAAGAAACGTACTTTGACAATTCTTGGTGATAg TGTTTTTGCGGAGAAAGGGGTGTCATCAActattgttaaaataattaaaaactattttaccGGGGTGTGGCCAACGTGGAGAAAAATTCCAGATGATGTAAAAGAAGCTATGTGGAAGAAATTTGGG GAATATTTTAATTGGCCCCTACAAGAGGAACCTAATGTACGAAGAGTATGGGAAAAGACATGTAAGGAGAGATTGAAGGATACATTGAATGGTGAAAGAACAAAAGCTATGAAAGAAGCTGGTGTCACtaatattattgatattaaGAAGTGTAAAGGAATGAAAAGGCATTGGATGCCAACTGAAATTTGGGATGTTTTAATCGATACAGTTTGGAGTACAGAGAGTTGGCAAAACAAATCCAAGAAAGCATTGGCCAATCGTTTAACTGAAAAAGAAGGAAGTATTACAAAACACACTAGCGGTTCTCGTTCATTTCTTGCTACTCAAAAGCTAAtg GAAGAAGAGCTTCAACGACCAATACATTATCCAGAATTATTTGAGAGAACTCATAAACGGTCAAAAGGAAGTGGCGATTTTGTAGATAATAAATCCAAAGTTGTTAGT GATAAATATCAATCTACATTATCAGAAAAATATGGTGATAATACTTCTGATCATCCTGAGTTTGATCCAGAAGCATGGGCGTCATCAATTGGAGGAAAGATAGCTACACGCACTCATGTATATGGGTTTGGCACCATGGtcaattctaaagcattatttGATGCTACTTCTAGTGCAGCTGCATGCACAACTAACTCAGTTTGTGGTCCTTCTACAAGTACTCCACATATGGATGTTTCTCTTAATGATGATAGAATTGTGAGTTTAGAGCAGAAGCTTGAATCATTGACTGATGATGTGAGTCAAGTGAAGAATGCCGTAGGTGACATAAGCgacttaaaaaatcaatttcagaTTATGATGAGTTTCATGATGGAGAAATTTGGATCAAATATTCCTCCACCAACaa AGGAAGATCTTGGAGGCAAGAAGAGAGCAACAAAAAAAACTCAAG GAAGACAATGGCCAAGAAGAGggaacaaagaaaatcaaagtaaTGTTCATGATGACTTCTTATTTCACTTTGTTTGTTGGTGA
- the LOC120251571 gene encoding uncharacterized protein LOC120251571 isoform X1 yields the protein MMASSMGNPGNQTSTNNDPPLEVPSNSSIEPIVNETLELGSGGLSTAGEDVARQRRTRGPTLGRIAPEDANKKRTLTILGDSVFAEKGVSSTIVKIIKNYFTGVWPTWRKIPDDVKEAMWKKFGEYFNWPLQEEPNVRRVWEKTCKERLKDTLNGERTKAMKEAGVTNIIDIKKCKGMKRHWMPTEIWDVLIDTVWSTESWQNKSKKALANRLTEKEGSITKHTSGSRSFLATQKLMEEELQRPIHYPELFERTHKRSKGSGDFVDNKSKVVSDKYQSTLSEKYGDNTSDHPEFDPEAWASSIGGKIATRTHVYGFGTMVNSKALFDATSSAAACTTNSVCGPSTSTPHMDVSLNDDRIVSLEQKLESLTDDVSQVKNAVGDISDLKNQFQIMMSFMMEKFGSNIPPPTKEDLGGKKRATKKTQDNGQEEGTKKIKVMFMMTSYFTLFVGDKCIDGLENC from the exons ATGATGGCATCTTCTATGGGTAATCCAGGCAACCAAACATCAACAAATAATGATCCACCACTTGAAGTGCCATCCAATTCGTCGATTGAACCAATAGTAAATGAGACATTGGAATTAGGTTCTGGTGGATTATCGACTGCAGGTGAAGATGTTGCAAGACAACGTCGAACAAGGGGTCCTACTTTAGGAAGAATCGCTCCAGAAGATGCAAATAAGAAACGTACTTTGACAATTCTTGGTGATAg TGTTTTTGCGGAGAAAGGGGTGTCATCAActattgttaaaataattaaaaactattttaccGGGGTGTGGCCAACGTGGAGAAAAATTCCAGATGATGTAAAAGAAGCTATGTGGAAGAAATTTGGG GAATATTTTAATTGGCCCCTACAAGAGGAACCTAATGTACGAAGAGTATGGGAAAAGACATGTAAGGAGAGATTGAAGGATACATTGAATGGTGAAAGAACAAAAGCTATGAAAGAAGCTGGTGTCACtaatattattgatattaaGAAGTGTAAAGGAATGAAAAGGCATTGGATGCCAACTGAAATTTGGGATGTTTTAATCGATACAGTTTGGAGTACAGAGAGTTGGCAAAACAAATCCAAGAAAGCATTGGCCAATCGTTTAACTGAAAAAGAAGGAAGTATTACAAAACACACTAGCGGTTCTCGTTCATTTCTTGCTACTCAAAAGCTAAtg GAAGAAGAGCTTCAACGACCAATACATTATCCAGAATTATTTGAGAGAACTCATAAACGGTCAAAAGGAAGTGGCGATTTTGTAGATAATAAATCCAAAGTTGTTAGT GATAAATATCAATCTACATTATCAGAAAAATATGGTGATAATACTTCTGATCATCCTGAGTTTGATCCAGAAGCATGGGCGTCATCAATTGGAGGAAAGATAGCTACACGCACTCATGTATATGGGTTTGGCACCATGGtcaattctaaagcattatttGATGCTACTTCTAGTGCAGCTGCATGCACAACTAACTCAGTTTGTGGTCCTTCTACAAGTACTCCACATATGGATGTTTCTCTTAATGATGATAGAATTGTGAGTTTAGAGCAGAAGCTTGAATCATTGACTGATGATGTGAGTCAAGTGAAGAATGCCGTAGGTGACATAAGCgacttaaaaaatcaatttcagaTTATGATGAGTTTCATGATGGAGAAATTTGGATCAAATATTCCTCCACCAACaa AGGAAGATCTTGGAGGCAAGAAGAGAGCAACAAAAAAAACTCAAG ACAATGGCCAAGAAGAGggaacaaagaaaatcaaagtaaTGTTCATGATGACTTCTTATTTCACTTTGTTTGTTGGTGACAAGTGTATTGATGGATTAGAGAATTGTTAA
- the LOC120251572 gene encoding uncharacterized protein LOC120251572 yields the protein MEHLPIHLPYEAKVGGPVQYRWMYPFERFLHHLKKKVKNQACVEGSICEAYIIQEISSFCSMYFESTVETRLNRVPRNDDGGDVESVGRLSIFSHPGRPFGPMNNARFLEDGEHYAAELYVLMNCEEIYPYVEMFDEMAKKECVNISDKELEKLRDTRFPKWFRQFVAKHKDEIDPRVVEMSYGPGRIAQCYKGCFTNGFKFHTPRLWE from the exons ATGGAACATTTGCCAATACACTTACCTTATGAGGCTAAGGTTGGAGGACCGGTGCAATATCGTTGGATGTATCCATTTGAAAG GTTTTTGcatcatttaaagaaaaaggtgaaaaaTCAAGCATGTGTGGAAGGATCTATATGCGAGGCATATATCATTCAAGAAATCTCATCATTTTGTTCAATGTATTTTGAATCTACTGTGGAAACAAGATTAAATCGTGTACCTCGCAATGACGATGGTGGAGATGTAGAATCTGTAGGACGACTTTCAATTTTCTCTCATCCTGGTCGACCTTTTGGGCCAATGAATAATGCTAGATTTCTAGAAGACGGAGAACATTATGCTGCAGAACTATATGTACTTATGAATTGTGAAGAGATATATCCATATGTGGA GATGTTCGATGAAATGGCAAAAAAAGAATGTGTGAATATATCTGACAAGGAACTAGAGAAATTACGAGATACAAGATTTCCAAAATGGTTTAGACAATTT GTGGCTAAACATAAAGATGAAATTGATCCTCGTGTTGTCGAAATGTCGTATGGTCCTGGACGAATTGCTCAATGTTACAAAGGTTGTTTTACAAATGGTTTCAAGTTCCATACCCCAAGACTATGGGAATAA
- the LOC120251277 gene encoding uncharacterized protein LOC120251277, protein MNRDRSWMYCRKDGASFINDEFVKGVEEFISFAYSQTTIVSGDSIKCPCHRCENSMFQIADMVRKHLYYNGFMIGYTSWTSHGEHEIGQSSRYGDEHIHTMPQIEARNPYAQMMMDFISPTFNIPRYHDTGSSFMEEEPNPKASTFYSLLNDADEPLYEGCTKYSKLSALSQLLNLKSDFNMSEACFDRLMVMIKYMLPQDECLPNNFYRTKQKMKSLGMGYEKIDVCQNNCMLFYKEAAKLDHCAMCGHPRYKMRQLGKSKKGKQKQIPCKILRYLPLIPRLQRLYMSAKTAENMIWHVTNKSTDGVLRHPVDGEAWQHFDQMYPSFAQESRNVRLGLCADGFSPFGPAAKPYSIWPVMLVVYNLPPWMCMNQSYIFLNMVIPRKKSPGQNIDVFLRPLIDELKQLWNDGILTYDAFKKQNFTMRASLLWTINDFPAYGMLSGLSTHGTLSCPY, encoded by the coding sequence ATGAACAGAGATCGATCTTGGATGTATTGTCGTAAGGATGGGGCTTCATTTATCAATGATGAATTTGTTAAGGGAGTTGAGGAATTTATTTCCTTTGCATATTCTCAAACTACTATTGTAAGTGGGGATTCTATAAAGTGTCCTTGTCACCGTTGTGAAAATAGCATGTTTCAAATTGCCGACATGGTCCGTAAACATCTCTATTATAATGGTTTTATGATTGGCTATACATCTTGGACTTCTCATGGAGAGCATGAAATTGGACAATCCTCTAGATATGGAGATGAACATATTCACACAATGCCTCAAATAGAAGCCCGAAATCCATATGCTCAAATGATGATGGATTTTATTTCCCCAACTTTTAATATTCCTCGTTATCACGATACGGGttcaagtttcatggaagaagaACCAAACCCCAAGGCATCCACATTCTATTCTTTACTGAATGATGCAGACGAACCCTTATATGAAGGTTGtaccaagtactcaaagttatCAGCTTTATCACAActactaaatttaaaatctgATTTTAACATGAGTGAAGCATGTTTTGATCGTCTTATGGTGATGATTAAGTATATGCTACCACAAGATGAATGCTTGCCTAATAACTTCTATAGAACAAAGCAAAAGATGAAAAGTCTAGGTATGGGCTATGAGAAGATAGATGTTTGTCAAAacaattgcatgttgttttacaAAGAGGCTGCTAAACTTGACCATTGTGCTATGTGTGGGCATCCACGATATAAGATGAGACAGTTAGGGAAATCAAAAAAGGGGAAACAAAAGCAAATTCCTTGCAAGATTTTACGCTATTTGCCACTTATACCGAGACTTCAAAGGCTTTACATGTCCGCAAAGACTGCTGAAAACATGATATGGCATGTGACTAATAAAAGCACTGATGGAGTTCTTAGGCATCCAGTTGATGGGGAGGCATGGCAGCACTTTGATCAAATGTACCCATCTTTTGCACAAGAATCCCGCAATGTGAGACTTGGGTTATGTGCAGATGGTTTTAGTCCTTTTGGACCTGCAGCAAAACCATATTCTATTTGGCCGGTAATGCTTGTTGTTTACAATTTGCCACCTTGGATGTGCATgaatcaatcatatatatttcttaatatgGTTATTCCAAGGAAAAAAAGTCCAGGTCAAAACATTGATGTGTTCTTGCGGCCTTTGATAGATGAATTGAAACAATTATGGAATGATGGTATCCTAACATATGATGCttttaagaaacaaaatttcacaATGAGAGCATCATTGTTGTGGACAATTAATGATTTCCCAGCTTATGGCATGTTGTCCGGGTTGAGTACTCATGGAACTTTATCATGCCCCTATTAG